One Microcaecilia unicolor chromosome 4, aMicUni1.1, whole genome shotgun sequence genomic region harbors:
- the GPR82 gene encoding probable G-protein coupled receptor 82 translates to MNSSAECLQPSSASTIALPVIYSLLLTIGICGNSISLWLFLRQMKRRTSTHIYLTNLVLSNLLVCGTMPLLIAYYIKGNQWAANSIPCKTIISGVQLIMQSNMYFSITILCWIAISRYATLMKLGDSKKDALQGSYVKIFYGRILKKFHQPKFAKYLCSGSWITMMFIITPIITYYSVTEYSLNQEHICYNKKAEVGGNLYQISGLVATGIFFLFFTIVLLSYRLMTDQLNKIQTNTCIRKEYLIYSKVKRNIIIILTVLTICFVPYHIFKVAFYVLHQTQDCYTLNYLVEIKSFFSCLALSRSSTDPLVYIYLDKTFKKHLLNFCRRSVSV, encoded by the coding sequence ATGAACAGCAGCGCAGAATGTCTTCAACCATCATCCGCTTCCACAATTGCCCTGCCAGTCATCTATTCCTTATTGTTAACTATAGGTATATGTGGGAACAGCATCTCTCTGTGGCTGTTTTTGAGGCAAATGAAGAGAAGAACATCAACACATATTTACTTGACAAACTTGGTGCTTTCAAATTTGCTTGTATGTGGTACTATGCCTTTACTAATTGCCTATTATATAAAAGGAAACCAGTGGGCAGCCAATTCCATACCATGTAAGACCATAATTAGTGGAGTACAGTTAATCATGCAAAGTAACATGTACTTCAGCATTACAATTCTGTGCTGGATTGCCATCAGCCGGTACGCAACCCTAATGAAACTCGGTGACAGCAAAAAAGATGCCCTTCAGGGTTCCTATGTAAAAATCTTCTATGGACGCATACTAAAGAAATTTCACCAGCCAAAATTTGCTAAATACCTGTGCAGTGGTTCGTGGATAACTATGATGTTTATAATTACTCCTATTATAACGTATTACTCGGTGACCGAGTACAGCCTAAATCAAGAACACATTTGTTACAATAAAAAAGCAGAAGTGGGTGGAAACCTTTACCAAATCTCTGGTCTGGTTGCTACtggaattttttttctgttctttacaATTGTACTGTTATCCTACCGTCTGATGACTGACCAGCTGAACAAGATACAGACAAACACTTGCATCAGGAAGGAATATCTCATTTACAGCAAAGTGAAAAGAAATATTATCATCATTCTGACAGTTCTGACGATATGCTTTGTCCCATACCATATTTTTAAGGTGGCCTTCTACGTTCTACATCAAACCCAAGATTGCTATACACTGAACTATCTGGTAGAAATTAAAAGTTTCTTTTCATGTCTTGCTCTCTCCAGAAGTAGCACAGATCcccttgtatatatatatttagataaAACATTTAAGAAGCATCTCCTCAACTTCTGTAGAAGGTCTGTATCTGTATAG